In a single window of the Pseudomonas oryzihabitans genome:
- the rplD gene encoding 50S ribosomal protein L4: protein MQLNVNGSQAIEVSEHTFGGEFNETLVHQAVVAYMAGGRQGTRAQKTRSEVSGGGKKPWRQKGSGRARAGTIRSPIWRSGGVAFAAKPQDHSQKLNKKMYRAALRSILAELVRLDRLVVVDDFAVDAPKTKTLVSKLDGLGLSDVLIVTDAVDQNLYLAARNLPFVDVRDVQGSDPVSLIAYDKVLVTVSAVKKFEELLA, encoded by the coding sequence ATGCAACTCAATGTGAATGGCTCTCAAGCTATCGAAGTCTCCGAGCACACCTTCGGCGGTGAATTCAACGAGACCCTGGTTCACCAGGCAGTCGTGGCCTACATGGCTGGCGGTCGTCAGGGCACCCGTGCCCAGAAGACCCGTTCCGAAGTCAGTGGTGGCGGCAAGAAGCCCTGGCGTCAGAAGGGCAGCGGTCGTGCCCGTGCCGGTACCATCCGCAGCCCCATCTGGCGCTCCGGTGGCGTAGCTTTCGCAGCCAAGCCCCAGGACCACAGCCAGAAGCTGAACAAGAAGATGTACCGCGCTGCCCTGCGCTCCATCCTCGCCGAGCTGGTCCGTCTGGATCGTCTGGTCGTGGTTGACGACTTTGCCGTCGACGCACCCAAGACCAAGACCCTGGTCAGCAAGCTGGACGGCCTGGGCCTGAGCGACGTGCTGATCGTGACCGATGCTGTCGACCAGAACCTGTATCTGGCCGCCCGCAACCTGCCTTTCGTCGACGTGCGTGATGTCCAGGGTTCCGACCCGGTCAGCCTGATCGCCTACGACAAGGTGCTGGTCACTGTGTCCGCCGTGAAGAAATTCGAGGAGCTGCTGGCATGA
- the tuf gene encoding elongation factor Tu, with product MAKEKFERNKPHLNVGTIGHVDHGKTTLTAALTKVCADTWGGSARGFDQIDNAPEEKARGITINTSHVEYDSATRHYAHVDCPGHADYVKNMITGAAQMDGAILVCSAADGPMPQTREHILLSRQVGVPYIVVFLNKADMVDDAELLELVEMEVRDLLNTYDFPGDDTPIVIGSALMALNGQDDNEMGVSAVRKLVETLDSYIPEPERAIDKPFLMPIEDVFSISGRGTVVTGRVERGIVKVQEEVEIVGIKATVKTTCTGVEMFRKLLDEGRAGENVGVLLRGTKREDVERGQVLAKPGTIKPHTKFECEVYVLSKEEGGRHTPFFKGYRPQFYFRTTDVTGNCELPEGVEMVMPGDNIKMVVTLIAPIAMEDGLRFAIREGGRTVGAGVVAKIIE from the coding sequence GTGGCTAAAGAAAAATTCGAACGTAACAAACCGCACCTGAACGTGGGCACCATCGGTCACGTTGACCATGGCAAGACCACTCTGACCGCAGCGCTGACCAAAGTCTGTGCCGACACCTGGGGCGGTTCCGCTCGTGGTTTCGACCAGATCGACAACGCGCCGGAAGAAAAGGCTCGCGGTATCACCATCAACACTTCCCACGTTGAGTACGATTCGGCGACCCGTCACTACGCGCACGTCGACTGCCCCGGCCACGCCGACTACGTGAAGAACATGATCACCGGTGCTGCCCAGATGGACGGCGCGATCCTGGTTTGCTCGGCTGCTGACGGCCCCATGCCGCAGACCCGTGAGCACATCCTGCTGTCCCGTCAGGTAGGCGTTCCGTACATCGTCGTGTTCCTGAACAAGGCCGACATGGTTGACGACGCCGAGCTGCTGGAACTGGTCGAAATGGAAGTTCGCGATCTGCTGAACACCTACGACTTCCCGGGCGACGACACTCCGATCGTGATCGGCTCCGCGCTGATGGCCCTGAACGGCCAGGATGACAACGAGATGGGCGTTTCTGCCGTGCGCAAGCTGGTCGAGACCCTTGACTCCTACATCCCCGAGCCCGAGCGCGCCATCGACAAGCCGTTCCTGATGCCGATCGAAGACGTGTTCTCGATCTCCGGTCGTGGCACCGTGGTGACCGGCCGTGTCGAGCGTGGCATCGTCAAGGTCCAGGAAGAAGTCGAGATCGTGGGCATCAAGGCCACCGTCAAGACCACCTGCACCGGCGTTGAAATGTTCCGCAAGCTGCTGGACGAAGGTCGTGCCGGTGAGAACGTCGGCGTCCTGCTGCGTGGCACCAAGCGTGAAGACGTCGAGCGTGGCCAGGTTCTGGCCAAGCCGGGCACCATCAAGCCGCACACCAAGTTCGAGTGCGAAGTGTACGTGCTGTCCAAGGAAGAAGGCGGTCGTCACACCCCGTTCTTCAAGGGCTACCGTCCGCAGTTCTACTTCCGTACCACTGACGTGACCGGTAACTGCGAGCTGCCGGAAGGCGTCGAGATGGTGATGCCGGGCGACAACATCAAGATGGTTGTCACCCTGATCGCTCCGATCGCGATGGAAGACGGTCTGCGTTTCGCCATCCGCGAAGGCGGTCGTACCGTCGGCGCCGGCGTGGTTGCCAAGATCATCGAGTAA
- the rpoC gene encoding DNA-directed RNA polymerase subunit beta' produces the protein MKDLLNLLKNQGQLEEFDAIRIGLASPEMIRSWSFGEVKKPETINYRTFKPERDGLFCAKIFGPVKDYECLCGKYKRLKHRGVICEKCGVEVALAKVRRERMGHIELASPVAHIWFLKSLPSRIGLLLDMTLRDIERVLYFESYVVIDPGMTTLEKYQLLNDEQYFEALEEFGDDFDARMGAEAVFQLLGAIDLEHEIGRLREEIPQTNSETKIKKLSKRLKLMEAFQGSGNKPEWMVMTVLPVLPPDLRPLVPLDGGRFATSDLNDLYRRVINRNNRLKRLLDLAAPDIIVRNEKRMLQEAVDALLDNGRRGRAITGSNKRPLKSLADMIKGKQGRFRQNLLGKRVDYSGRSVITVGPTLRLHQCGLPKKMALELFKPFIFGKLEARGMATTIKAAKKMVERELPEVWDVLAEVIREHPVLLNRAPTLHRLGIQAFEPVLIEGKAIQLHPLVCAAYNADFDGDQMAVHVPLTLEAQLEARALMMSTNNILSPANGEPIIVPSQDVVLGLYYMTREAINAKGEGRVFADLQEVDRVFRAGEAALHAKVKVRINETIRHKDGSLTKNTRIVDTTVGRALLFQVVPAGLPYDVVNQSMKKKAISKLINHCYRVVGLKDTVIFADQLMYTGFAYSTLSGVSIGVNDFVIPDEKARIIDAATAEVKEIESQYASGLVTQGEKYNKVIDLWSKANDEVSKAMMTNLSKEKVIDREGKEVDQESFNSMYMMADSGARGSAAQIRQLAGMRGLMAKPDGSIIETPITANFREGLNVLQYFISTHGARKGLADTALKTANSGYLTRRLVDVAQDLVVTEVDCGTERGLIMTPHIEGGDVVEPLGERVLGRVIARDVPKPGTEEIIVPAGTLVDERWVEFLELNSVDEVVVRSPITCETRHGICAKCYGRDLARGHQVNIGEAVGVIAAQSIGEPGTQLTMRTFHIGGAASRTSAADSVQVKNGGAIRLHNLKHVERADGALVAVSRSGELAIADEFGRERERYKLPYGAVISVKEGDKVDAGAIVAKWDPHTHPIVTEMDGTVAFVGMEEGITIKRQTDELTGLTNIEVLDAKDRPTSGKDIRPAVKLIDANGKDLLLPGTDVPAQYFLPPNALVNLSDGAKVHVGDVIARIPQETSKTRDITGGLPRVADLFEARRPKEPAILAEISGTISFGKETKGKRRLVITPTDGTDPYEELIPKWRHLNVFEGEQVSRGEVISDGPSNPHDILRLLGVSALAKYIVNEIQDVYRLQGVKINDKHIETILRQMLRKVEVSDTGDSSFIKGDQVELTHVLEENEQLVGNDRFVAKYERVLLGITKASLSTESFISAASFQETTRVLTEAAVTGKRDFLRGLKENVVVGRLIPAGTGLAYHSERKRQRELGKPQRVSASEAEAALTEALNSSAS, from the coding sequence TTGAAAGACTTACTCAATCTGTTGAAAAACCAGGGTCAACTCGAGGAGTTCGATGCCATCCGTATCGGTCTGGCCTCGCCCGAGATGATTCGCTCCTGGTCGTTCGGTGAAGTTAAGAAGCCGGAGACCATCAACTACCGTACCTTCAAGCCGGAGCGCGACGGTCTGTTCTGCGCCAAGATCTTTGGCCCGGTCAAGGACTACGAGTGCCTGTGCGGAAAGTACAAGCGTCTCAAGCATCGCGGCGTGATCTGCGAGAAGTGCGGCGTGGAAGTCGCCCTGGCCAAGGTGCGCCGCGAGCGCATGGGCCACATCGAGCTGGCTTCGCCCGTTGCCCACATCTGGTTCCTGAAGTCGCTGCCGTCCCGTATCGGCCTGCTGCTGGACATGACCCTGCGTGACATCGAGCGCGTGCTCTATTTCGAGAGCTACGTGGTGATCGATCCGGGCATGACCACCCTCGAGAAGTATCAGCTGCTCAACGACGAGCAGTACTTCGAGGCCCTGGAAGAATTCGGTGACGACTTCGACGCCCGCATGGGTGCGGAAGCCGTATTCCAGCTGCTCGGCGCCATTGATCTGGAGCACGAGATCGGCCGCCTGCGCGAAGAGATTCCGCAGACCAATTCCGAGACCAAGATCAAGAAGCTGTCCAAGCGTCTCAAGCTGATGGAAGCCTTCCAGGGCTCCGGCAACAAGCCGGAGTGGATGGTCATGACCGTGCTGCCCGTGCTGCCGCCGGACCTGCGTCCGCTGGTGCCGCTGGATGGCGGCCGCTTCGCGACCTCCGACCTGAACGACCTCTATCGTCGCGTCATCAACCGGAACAACCGCCTCAAGCGGCTGCTCGACCTCGCCGCGCCCGACATCATCGTGCGCAACGAGAAGCGCATGCTGCAGGAAGCCGTCGACGCCCTGCTGGATAACGGCCGTCGCGGTCGCGCCATCACCGGTTCCAACAAGCGCCCGCTGAAGTCCCTGGCCGACATGATCAAGGGCAAGCAGGGTCGTTTCCGTCAGAACCTGCTGGGCAAGCGCGTCGACTACTCCGGTCGTTCCGTGATCACCGTGGGTCCGACCCTGCGTCTGCACCAGTGCGGCCTGCCCAAGAAGATGGCCCTGGAGCTGTTCAAGCCTTTCATCTTCGGCAAGCTGGAAGCCCGTGGCATGGCGACCACCATCAAGGCCGCCAAGAAGATGGTCGAGCGCGAGCTGCCCGAGGTCTGGGACGTTCTCGCCGAAGTCATCCGCGAACACCCCGTGCTGCTCAACCGCGCCCCGACCCTGCACCGTCTGGGTATCCAGGCGTTCGAGCCGGTCCTCATCGAAGGCAAGGCCATCCAGCTGCACCCGCTGGTCTGCGCCGCGTACAACGCCGACTTCGACGGTGACCAGATGGCCGTGCACGTGCCGCTGACGCTGGAAGCCCAGCTGGAAGCGCGCGCCCTGATGATGTCGACCAACAACATCCTGTCGCCCGCCAACGGCGAGCCGATCATCGTGCCGTCGCAGGACGTGGTTCTAGGTCTGTACTACATGACCCGCGAAGCCATCAACGCCAAGGGCGAGGGCCGCGTGTTCGCCGACCTGCAGGAAGTCGATCGCGTCTTCCGTGCCGGCGAAGCCGCACTGCACGCCAAGGTCAAGGTGCGCATCAACGAGACCATCCGTCACAAGGACGGCAGCCTGACCAAGAACACCCGCATCGTCGACACCACCGTCGGCCGTGCGCTGCTGTTCCAGGTAGTGCCCGCCGGTCTGCCGTACGACGTGGTCAACCAGTCGATGAAGAAGAAGGCCATCTCCAAGCTGATCAACCACTGCTACCGCGTGGTGGGTCTGAAGGACACTGTCATCTTCGCCGACCAGCTGATGTACACCGGTTTCGCCTATTCGACCCTGTCTGGCGTCTCCATTGGCGTCAATGACTTCGTCATTCCGGACGAGAAGGCTCGCATCATCGATGCCGCCACCGCCGAAGTGAAGGAGATCGAGAGCCAGTACGCCTCCGGCCTGGTGACCCAGGGCGAGAAGTACAACAAGGTGATCGACCTCTGGTCGAAGGCCAACGACGAAGTGTCCAAGGCGATGATGACCAACCTCTCGAAAGAGAAGGTCATCGACCGCGAGGGCAAGGAAGTCGACCAGGAGTCCTTCAACTCCATGTACATGATGGCCGATTCCGGCGCCCGGGGTTCCGCGGCCCAGATTCGTCAGCTCGCCGGCATGCGTGGCCTGATGGCCAAGCCGGACGGCTCCATCATCGAAACGCCCATCACCGCCAACTTCCGTGAAGGCCTGAACGTACTCCAGTACTTCATCTCCACCCACGGCGCCCGTAAGGGTCTGGCGGATACCGCACTGAAGACCGCGAACTCCGGTTACCTGACCCGTCGTCTCGTCGACGTGGCCCAGGATCTGGTAGTGACCGAGGTCGATTGCGGTACCGAGCGTGGCCTGATCATGACTCCGCACATCGAAGGCGGTGACGTGGTCGAGCCCCTGGGTGAGCGCGTTCTGGGTCGAGTCATCGCCCGTGACGTGCCCAAGCCGGGTACCGAAGAGATCATCGTGCCTGCAGGCACCCTGGTCGACGAGCGCTGGGTCGAGTTCCTCGAGCTCAACAGCGTCGACGAAGTCGTGGTGCGTTCGCCGATCACCTGCGAAACCCGTCATGGCATCTGCGCCAAGTGCTACGGTCGCGATCTGGCTCGCGGTCACCAGGTCAACATCGGTGAAGCGGTCGGCGTCATCGCCGCCCAGTCCATCGGTGAGCCGGGTACCCAGCTGACCATGCGTACCTTCCACATCGGTGGTGCGGCCAGCCGGACCTCCGCTGCCGACAGCGTCCAGGTCAAGAACGGCGGTGCCATCCGCCTGCACAACCTGAAGCACGTCGAACGTGCCGATGGTGCCCTGGTTGCCGTATCCCGTTCCGGCGAGTTGGCCATTGCCGATGAATTCGGTCGTGAGCGCGAGCGCTACAAGCTGCCCTACGGTGCCGTGATTTCGGTCAAGGAAGGCGACAAGGTCGACGCTGGCGCCATCGTCGCGAAGTGGGACCCGCACACCCACCCCATCGTCACCGAGATGGACGGTACCGTGGCCTTCGTCGGTATGGAGGAGGGCATCACCATCAAGCGCCAGACCGACGAACTGACCGGTCTGACCAACATCGAGGTGCTCGACGCTAAAGATCGCCCGACTTCCGGCAAGGACATCCGTCCGGCGGTCAAGCTGATCGACGCCAATGGCAAGGACCTGCTGCTGCCGGGTACCGACGTACCGGCCCAGTACTTCCTGCCGCCGAACGCGCTGGTCAACCTGAGCGACGGTGCCAAGGTGCATGTGGGTGACGTCATCGCACGTATCCCCCAGGAAACCTCCAAGACCCGCGACATCACCGGTGGTCTGCCCCGCGTGGCCGACCTCTTCGAGGCGCGTCGTCCCAAGGAGCCGGCAATCCTGGCCGAGATCAGCGGTACCATCTCCTTCGGCAAGGAAACCAAGGGCAAGCGTCGCCTGGTCATTACGCCGACCGACGGCACCGACCCCTATGAGGAGCTGATTCCGAAGTGGCGCCACCTGAACGTCTTCGAAGGCGAACAGGTAAGCCGCGGCGAAGTCATCTCCGATGGTCCGAGCAACCCGCACGACATCCTGCGCCTGCTGGGTGTCAGCGCGCTGGCCAAGTACATCGTCAACGAGATCCAGGACGTGTACCGCCTGCAGGGCGTGAAGATCAACGACAAGCACATCGAGACCATCCTGCGGCAGATGCTGCGCAAGGTCGAGGTGAGCGATACTGGTGATTCGAGCTTCATCAAGGGCGACCAGGTCGAACTGACCCACGTCCTGGAAGAGAACGAGCAGCTGGTCGGCAATGATCGTTTCGTCGCCAAGTACGAGCGTGTCCTGCTGGGTATCACCAAGGCCTCGCTGTCCACCGAGTCCTTCATCTCGGCTGCTTCGTTCCAGGAGACCACCCGTGTCCTGACCGAGGCTGCCGTGACTGGCAAGCGCGACTTCCTGCGCGGCCTGAAGGAAAACGTGGTGGTGGGTCGTCTGATCCCGGCCGGTACCGGTCTGGCCTACCACAGCGAGCGCAAGCGTCAGCGCGAACTCGGCAAGCCGCAGCGCGTGAGCGCCAGCGAGGCCGAGGCCGCTCTGACCGAAGCGCTGAACTCTAGCGCCAGCTGA
- the rpsL gene encoding 30S ribosomal protein S12, whose protein sequence is MATINQLVRSARKRLVEKSDVPALQNCPQRRGVCTRVYTTTPKKPNSALRKVCRVRLTNGFEVTSYIGGEGHNLQEHSVVLIRGGRVKDLPGVRYHTVRGSLDTTGVKDRKQGRSKYGTKRPK, encoded by the coding sequence ATGGCAACTATCAACCAGCTGGTGCGTAGTGCACGCAAGCGTCTCGTCGAGAAATCCGACGTGCCTGCGCTGCAAAACTGCCCGCAACGTCGTGGCGTGTGCACTCGCGTGTACACCACCACTCCCAAGAAGCCCAACTCCGCACTGCGGAAGGTCTGCCGTGTACGTCTGACCAACGGCTTCGAAGTCACCTCCTACATCGGTGGTGAAGGTCACAACCTGCAGGAACACAGCGTCGTGCTGATCCGCGGTGGCCGGGTCAAGGATCTGCCGGGTGTGCGTTATCACACCGTGCGCGGCTCGCTGGACACCACCGGTGTGAAGGACCGCAAGCAGGGCCGTTCCAAGTACGGCACCAAGCGTCCGAAGTAA
- the rplW gene encoding 50S ribosomal protein L23, with translation MNQERVFKVLLGPHISEKATMLADSQKQFVFKVATDATKLEIKKAVEQLFEVKVRSVSTLNVQGKTKRTARGLGKRNDWKKAYIALQPGQDLDFSSSAE, from the coding sequence ATGAACCAGGAACGCGTATTCAAAGTGCTGCTTGGCCCGCACATCTCCGAGAAGGCCACCATGCTGGCGGACAGCCAGAAGCAGTTCGTATTCAAGGTTGCCACCGATGCAACCAAGCTGGAAATCAAGAAGGCCGTCGAGCAGCTGTTCGAGGTCAAGGTTCGCAGCGTCAGCACCCTGAACGTTCAGGGCAAGACCAAGCGCACCGCTCGTGGTCTGGGCAAGCGTAACGACTGGAAAAAAGCGTACATCGCGCTCCAGCCGGGCCAGGATCTCGACTTTTCCAGCAGCGCCGAGTAA
- the fusA gene encoding elongation factor G, translating to MARTTAINRYRNIGICAHVDAGKTTTTERILFYTGVNHKMGEVHDGAATMDWMVQEQERGITITSAATTAFWSGSTKQYDKYRVNIIDTPGHVDFTIEVERSLRVLDGAVVVFCGTSGVEPQSETVWRQANKYGVPRIVYVNKMDRAGANFLRVVEQIKKRLGHTPVPVQLAIGSEDNFQGQIDLLKMKAIFWNDDDQGMTYREEDIPADMLADAEQWRSNMVEAAAEANEELMNKYLEGGELSIDEIKAGLRQRTIACEIVPAVCGSSFKNKGVPLVLDAVIDFLPAPIEIPAIKGTNPDNEEIADERHADDNEPFSALAFKIATDPFVGTLTFARVYSGVLSSGDSVINSVKGKKERVGRMVQMHANTREEIKEVRAGDIAALIGMKDVTTGDTLCSIEKPIILERMDFPEPVISVAVEPKTKADQEKMGIALGKLAQEDPSFRVKTDEESGQTIISGMGELHLDILVDRMKREFGVEANIGKPQVAYRETIRNTCEIEGKFVRQSGGRGQFGHCWIRFAPADEGQEGLEFVSEVVGGVIPKEYIPAIQKGIEEQMKNGIVAGYPLLGLKAAVFDGSYHDVDSNEMAFKIAASMATKQLTQKGGAVLLEPIMKVEVVTPEDYMGDVMGDLNRRRGLIQGMEDTVTGKVIRAEVPLGEMFGYATDVRSMSQGRASYSMEFSKYSEAPSNIAEAIIKKQA from the coding sequence ATGGCTCGTACAACTGCTATTAACCGCTACCGGAACATCGGTATCTGCGCCCACGTGGACGCAGGTAAGACGACCACTACCGAGCGGATTCTGTTCTACACCGGCGTGAACCACAAAATGGGTGAGGTTCATGACGGCGCTGCGACCATGGACTGGATGGTGCAGGAGCAGGAGCGTGGTATCACCATCACCTCCGCTGCCACCACCGCGTTCTGGTCCGGTTCGACCAAGCAGTACGACAAGTACCGCGTGAACATCATCGATACCCCCGGCCACGTGGACTTCACCATTGAGGTGGAGCGTTCCCTGCGCGTGCTGGATGGTGCGGTAGTGGTGTTCTGCGGCACCTCCGGTGTCGAGCCCCAGTCCGAAACCGTATGGCGTCAGGCCAACAAGTACGGCGTGCCGCGTATCGTCTACGTCAACAAGATGGACCGTGCCGGTGCCAACTTCCTGCGCGTTGTCGAGCAGATCAAGAAGCGCCTGGGCCACACTCCGGTCCCGGTTCAGCTGGCAATCGGCTCGGAAGACAACTTCCAGGGTCAGATCGACCTGCTGAAGATGAAGGCCATCTTCTGGAACGACGACGATCAGGGCATGACCTACCGCGAGGAAGACATTCCTGCGGACATGCTGGCTGACGCCGAGCAGTGGCGCTCCAACATGGTCGAGGCTGCGGCCGAAGCCAACGAAGAGCTGATGAACAAGTACCTGGAAGGCGGCGAGCTGTCGATCGACGAGATCAAGGCCGGCCTGCGTCAGCGTACCATCGCCTGCGAAATCGTCCCGGCCGTTTGCGGTTCGTCCTTCAAGAACAAGGGTGTGCCCCTGGTTCTGGACGCCGTGATCGACTTCCTGCCGGCGCCCATCGAGATTCCCGCGATCAAGGGTACCAACCCGGACAACGAGGAAATCGCCGACGAGCGTCATGCAGACGACAATGAGCCCTTCTCGGCTCTGGCGTTCAAGATCGCGACCGACCCCTTCGTCGGTACCCTGACCTTCGCTCGCGTTTATTCGGGCGTCCTGAGCTCCGGTGACTCCGTCATCAACTCGGTGAAAGGCAAGAAAGAACGCGTCGGCCGTATGGTGCAGATGCACGCCAACACCCGTGAAGAGATCAAGGAAGTTCGTGCTGGCGACATCGCCGCCCTGATCGGCATGAAGGACGTCACCACCGGTGACACCCTGTGCTCGATCGAGAAGCCGATCATCCTCGAGCGCATGGACTTCCCGGAGCCGGTGATTTCGGTCGCCGTCGAGCCGAAAACTAAGGCCGACCAGGAGAAGATGGGCATCGCACTGGGCAAGCTGGCTCAGGAAGATCCCTCGTTCCGCGTCAAGACCGACGAAGAGTCCGGTCAGACCATCATCTCCGGCATGGGCGAGCTGCACCTGGACATCCTGGTGGACCGCATGAAGCGCGAATTCGGCGTGGAAGCGAACATCGGTAAGCCTCAGGTCGCCTACCGCGAAACCATCCGCAACACCTGCGAGATCGAAGGCAAGTTCGTTCGCCAGTCGGGTGGTCGTGGTCAGTTCGGTCATTGCTGGATCCGCTTCGCACCGGCTGACGAAGGTCAGGAAGGTCTGGAGTTCGTGAGCGAAGTCGTGGGCGGTGTGATTCCGAAGGAATACATCCCGGCGATCCAGAAGGGCATCGAAGAGCAGATGAAGAACGGTATCGTTGCCGGCTATCCGCTGCTCGGTCTGAAGGCCGCTGTGTTCGATGGTTCCTACCATGACGTCGACTCCAACGAGATGGCGTTCAAGATCGCTGCCTCCATGGCGACCAAGCAGCTCACCCAGAAGGGTGGTGCCGTGCTGCTCGAGCCGATCATGAAGGTCGAGGTCGTGACCCCGGAAGACTACATGGGCGACGTCATGGGCGACCTGAACCGTCGTCGTGGCCTGATCCAGGGTATGGAAGACACCGTGACCGGCAAGGTCATCCGTGCCGAGGTTCCGCTGGGCGAGATGTTTGGCTACGCTACGGATGTCCGCTCCATGTCTCAGGGTCGCGCAAGCTACTCCATGGAGTTCTCCAAGTACTCCGAAGCTCCGTCGAACATCGCCGAAGCCATCATCAAGAAACAAGCTTAA
- the rpsJ gene encoding 30S ribosomal protein S10, protein MQNQQIRIRLKAFDHRLIDQSTQEIVETAKRTGAQVRGPIPLPTRKERYTVLISPHVNKDARDQYEIRTHKRVLDIVQPTDKTVDALMKLDLAAGVEVQISLG, encoded by the coding sequence ATGCAAAATCAACAAATCCGTATTCGGTTGAAGGCTTTTGATCATCGCCTGATCGATCAATCCACCCAGGAAATCGTGGAAACCGCGAAACGTACTGGTGCTCAGGTGCGTGGTCCGATTCCTCTGCCTACCCGCAAGGAACGTTACACAGTGCTGATTTCTCCGCACGTCAACAAGGACGCTCGTGACCAGTACGAAATCCGTACCCACAAGCGTGTGCTCGACATCGTTCAGCCCACCGACAAGACCGTCGATGCGCTGATGAAGCTCGATCTCGCCGCTGGCGTTGAAGTGCAAATCAGCCTCGGCTGA
- the rpsG gene encoding 30S ribosomal protein S7 translates to MPRRRVAAKREILDDPKYGSQILAKFMNHVMESGKKAVAERIVYGALDKVKERSKNAEPLEVFEKALDAIAPLVEVKSRRVGGATYQVPVEVRPSRRNALAMRWLVDSARKRGEKSMALRLAGELMDAFEGKGAAVKKREDVHRMAEANKAFSHYRF, encoded by the coding sequence ATGCCAAGACGTCGTGTAGCGGCCAAGCGCGAAATACTTGACGATCCGAAATACGGAAGCCAGATCCTGGCCAAGTTCATGAACCACGTGATGGAGAGCGGCAAGAAAGCCGTTGCCGAGCGTATCGTTTATGGTGCTCTGGACAAGGTCAAAGAGCGTTCCAAGAATGCCGAACCCCTGGAAGTTTTCGAAAAAGCGCTCGACGCCATCGCTCCGCTGGTCGAAGTGAAGTCCCGCCGTGTCGGCGGTGCTACCTACCAGGTGCCGGTTGAGGTTCGTCCTTCCCGTCGTAATGCCCTGGCCATGCGCTGGCTGGTGGACTCCGCGCGTAAGCGCGGCGAAAAGTCCATGGCTCTGCGCCTGGCGGGTGAACTCATGGACGCTTTTGAAGGCAAGGGTGCCGCAGTCAAGAAGCGCGAAGACGTGCATCGCATGGCAGAAGCCAACAAGGCCTTCTCGCACTACCGCTTCTAA
- the rplC gene encoding 50S ribosomal protein L3 — protein MTIGLVGRKCGMTRVFTEEGVSVPVTVIEIEPNRVTQFKSEETDGYRAIQVTVGERRASRVTKAQAGHFAKASVAAGRSVLEFRLEDGEYKAGDEVTVALFEAGQMVDVTGQSKGKGYAGTIKRWNFRGQDNTHGNSVSHRAPGSIGQCQTPGRVFKGKKMSGHLGAERVTVQSLEVVRVDAERNLLLVKGAVPGAPGGDVIVRPAVKARG, from the coding sequence ATGACGATTGGTTTAGTCGGTCGTAAATGCGGTATGACCCGCGTTTTCACCGAAGAAGGCGTTTCCGTTCCGGTTACGGTCATTGAGATCGAGCCGAATCGTGTAACCCAATTCAAAAGCGAAGAAACCGATGGCTACCGTGCCATACAGGTGACCGTGGGCGAGCGTCGTGCTTCCCGCGTGACCAAGGCGCAAGCCGGTCACTTCGCCAAGGCCAGCGTTGCTGCTGGTCGTAGCGTCCTCGAATTCCGCCTGGAAGACGGTGAGTACAAGGCTGGTGACGAAGTCACCGTAGCCCTGTTCGAAGCCGGTCAGATGGTTGATGTCACTGGTCAGTCCAAAGGTAAGGGCTACGCCGGTACCATCAAGCGCTGGAACTTCCGTGGTCAGGACAACACCCACGGTAACTCCGTTTCCCACCGTGCACCTGGTTCCATCGGCCAGTGCCAGACTCCTGGTCGAGTGTTCAAGGGCAAGAAAATGTCCGGTCACCTGGGTGCGGAGCGTGTAACTGTTCAGTCGCTGGAAGTCGTGCGTGTAGACGCCGAGCGCAACCTGCTGCTGGTCAAGGGTGCCGTCCCCGGCGCGCCGGGTGGTGACGTGATCGTACGTCCCGCCGTCAAGGCCCGTGGTTGA